One genomic segment of Candidatus Woesearchaeota archaeon includes these proteins:
- the rpsE gene encoding 30S ribosomal protein S5: protein MAKKQEHPKKKEEAEEEIPQVVEEVKEEAEVISVEELARAESEIAPPKQTTKLDAWQPKTELGKKVKNKEITDIDEILDKGYRILEPEIVDLLLPTLETDLLLVGQAKGKFGGGQRRVFRQTQKKTREGNKPKFSTIAIVGDKNGHIGIGLGKSKETVPAREKAFRNAKLNIIKIRRGNGSWEDTSDDPHTIPFAVNGKCGSVRMRLMPAPKGTGLCVEKECQKIMGLAGLKNIRSKTHGQTSTKMNMILACKEALKELMRTKLQPQHYKVLRVHEGSAKVE from the coding sequence ATGGCAAAAAAACAAGAACATCCTAAGAAGAAAGAAGAAGCTGAAGAAGAGATTCCTCAAGTAGTCGAAGAAGTAAAAGAAGAAGCTGAAGTAATTAGCGTTGAAGAACTTGCGCGAGCAGAATCAGAAATAGCTCCTCCTAAACAAACAACAAAATTAGATGCCTGGCAGCCAAAAACTGAATTAGGAAAAAAGGTCAAAAACAAGGAAATTACTGATATTGATGAAATACTTGACAAAGGTTACAGAATTCTCGAACCAGAGATCGTAGATCTCCTATTACCAACACTTGAAACAGATCTGCTGCTCGTTGGTCAAGCAAAAGGTAAATTTGGTGGCGGCCAAAGAAGAGTCTTTAGGCAAACCCAGAAAAAAACAAGAGAAGGTAATAAGCCAAAATTCTCAACCATTGCTATTGTAGGTGATAAAAACGGTCATATTGGTATAGGATTGGGAAAATCAAAAGAAACTGTTCCTGCGCGAGAAAAAGCATTTAGGAATGCAAAATTAAATATTATTAAAATCAGAAGAGGAAACGGGAGTTGGGAAGACACCAGTGATGATCCCCATACTATTCCATTTGCAGTTAATGGAAAATGCGGTTCAGTAAGAATGAGGTTAATGCCTGCTCCTAAAGGAACAGGATTATGTGTAGAAAAAGAATGCCAAAAAATTATGGGATTAGCAGGACTTAAAAATATTAGGTCAAAAACCCATGGTCAGACAAGTACAAAAATGAATATGATCTTAGCTTGTAAAGAAGCTCTAAAGGAACTTATGAGAACCAAATTACAGCCACAACATTATAAAGTTCTCCGGGTTCATGAAGGATCAGCAAAGGTAGAATAA
- a CDS encoding uL30 family ribosomal protein translates to MVGIVRIRGIININKDIRDTLDMLKLHKKNFCVVYEGTPSIMGMIKKVKDYVTWGEIDNETVDLLLEKRQEKNPKDPEKTKKFFRLNSPKKGFGRKGIKASFSQGGALGNRGQKMNDLIKRMV, encoded by the coding sequence TTGGTTGGAATAGTAAGAATCAGAGGAATAATTAATATTAACAAAGATATCAGAGATACCCTAGATATGCTTAAACTTCACAAGAAAAATTTCTGTGTAGTGTATGAAGGGACACCAAGCATTATGGGGATGATAAAAAAAGTTAAAGATTATGTTACGTGGGGAGAAATTGATAATGAAACCGTAGATTTGTTGCTTGAAAAAAGGCAGGAAAAAAATCCAAAAGATCCTGAAAAAACAAAGAAATTTTTTAGATTAAATTCTCCAAAAAAAGGCTTTGGAAGAAAGGGAATTAAAGCCTCATTTTCACAAGGTGGTGCTTTAGGCAATAGAGGCCAAAAAATGAATGACTTAATCAAGAGGATGGTATAA
- a CDS encoding uL15 family ribosomal protein: MTVIRTHKKKKSVRMRGTKTHGWGAMKKHRGSGHQGGVGNAGSGKRGDAKKPTYLKEKRVFGRHGFVRPNKKEVCAINIVELERKREYLLKAKVIQEEKGFTIIDLKKLGYDKLLATGNTKTKFKITAQYASANAIKKVQDAGGEVMVEKKAEETAKEAETAV; encoded by the coding sequence ATGACGGTTATACGCACCCATAAGAAAAAAAAATCTGTAAGAATGCGAGGCACAAAAACCCATGGATGGGGAGCTATGAAAAAACATAGAGGTTCTGGTCATCAAGGAGGAGTAGGTAATGCAGGTTCTGGAAAACGAGGGGATGCAAAAAAACCAACCTACTTAAAAGAAAAAAGAGTTTTTGGCAGACATGGTTTTGTAAGACCAAATAAAAAAGAAGTGTGTGCTATCAACATAGTTGAGTTGGAAAGAAAACGAGAATATTTATTAAAAGCTAAAGTAATTCAAGAAGAAAAGGGTTTTACAATTATTGATTTAAAAAAATTAGGATACGACAAGTTATTAGCAACAGGTAATACTAAAACAAAATTCAAAATAACTGCTCAATACGCATCAGCAAATGCAATAAAGAAAGTGCAAGATGCTGGTGGAGAAGTTATGGTTGAAAAAAAAGCTGAAGAAACTGCAAAAGAAGCAGAGACTGCTGTATGA
- the secY gene encoding preprotein translocase subunit SecY codes for MKWLKTISTYLPEVEGPTQRKLSFKEKLKWTGLILVLFFVLGIIPLFGLNVNFLQRFEFLSVILGASFGSIISLGIGPIVTSSIVLQLLNGSGILHFDLTTTEGKKDFQGLQKVMTIFFIIFEASIYVLMGGLAPDQALRGTGLYFGLELLLIFQLTLGGYMIVLMDQIASKWGFGSGVSLFIAAGVSKSIFIRALSWMPGQEAVSGEFTYVVGAIPQMFQAFGRGDISVILMALAAIISTILVFIIAVYIQSMKIEIPLSFGRVRGHGIRWPLSFTYANVLPVILVSALLANIQLWARLLNNWGYTFLGRVDANGNAISGLITWIYPPGGQSGLLGMIIQNNGFDIGWQPYVQAVTYMLIMIIGCMLFSYFWVQTSGMDARSQAKQMMASGLTIPGFRRDERILERLLERYIGPLTIMGGATIGFLSSIADILGALGQGTGILLTVMIIYKLYEDIAKQHMMDMHPMMRKMMGES; via the coding sequence ATGAAATGGTTAAAAACCATCAGTACCTACCTTCCTGAAGTTGAAGGTCCTACGCAACGAAAACTTTCATTTAAGGAAAAATTGAAGTGGACAGGTTTAATTCTGGTGTTATTTTTTGTATTAGGGATAATTCCTTTATTTGGATTGAATGTTAATTTTTTACAAAGATTTGAATTTCTATCAGTTATTCTTGGTGCAAGTTTTGGAAGTATTATTTCATTAGGTATTGGTCCAATTGTAACAAGTTCAATTGTATTGCAGCTTTTGAATGGATCAGGAATTTTGCACTTTGATTTAACGACAACTGAAGGAAAAAAGGATTTTCAAGGGCTGCAAAAAGTGATGACCATCTTTTTCATTATTTTTGAAGCAAGTATTTATGTGTTAATGGGTGGTTTAGCGCCTGATCAAGCATTACGTGGCACTGGTTTATACTTTGGTTTAGAATTGCTATTAATTTTCCAATTAACTTTAGGAGGATACATGATTGTATTAATGGACCAAATTGCCAGTAAATGGGGATTTGGTTCTGGGGTAAGTTTGTTTATTGCAGCAGGAGTATCAAAATCTATTTTTATTCGAGCATTAAGCTGGATGCCAGGACAAGAAGCAGTTTCAGGCGAATTCACCTATGTAGTTGGCGCAATTCCACAAATGTTTCAGGCATTTGGAAGAGGAGATATCAGTGTTATTCTCATGGCCCTTGCTGCAATTATTTCAACCATCTTAGTATTTATTATTGCAGTTTATATTCAATCAATGAAAATCGAGATTCCGCTTTCATTTGGCCGTGTTCGAGGGCATGGTATTCGATGGCCTTTAAGTTTCACCTATGCTAATGTATTGCCTGTTATTCTTGTTTCAGCATTATTAGCAAATATTCAGCTTTGGGCGAGATTGCTCAATAATTGGGGATACACATTTCTCGGTAGAGTAGATGCAAATGGAAATGCTATTTCAGGTTTAATCACCTGGATTTACCCGCCTGGAGGGCAATCAGGATTATTAGGGATGATTATCCAGAACAATGGATTTGATATAGGGTGGCAACCCTATGTCCAAGCAGTAACCTATATGCTAATCATGATTATTGGCTGTATGTTATTCTCTTATTTTTGGGTGCAAACCTCAGGCATGGATGCACGGTCACAAGCAAAACAAATGATGGCATCTGGGTTAACAATCCCTGGATTTAGAAGAGATGAGCGTATTTTAGAGCGACTTCTTGAAAGATATATTGGGCCATTAACGATTATGGGTGGAGCAACTATTGGATTTTTATCCAGCATTGCTGATATTCTCGGGGCCCTTGGCCAAGGTACAGGAATTTTATTAACAGTTATGATTATTTACAAACTATATGAAGATATTGCTAAGCAGCATATGATGGACATGCATCCTATGATGCGAAAGATGATGGGAGAAAGTTAA
- a CDS encoding DUF106 domain-containing protein, translated as MVLNAILDPFLSPLLKLPSLISIIIISGILSFLMTLAYKKFTDQDLMKRLKEEIKEFQNEMKTLRDKPEKMMEVQKKAMETNMKYMMQSLKPTLLTFIPLILIFGWLHAHMGYYPIVQDQEFSTTLEFEDPTVGNVSIIIPQNIEMLTDRVQPILENKATFIMKGKAGQYILKYNVSNDIGEEHKNEIIIAENQELTEYKPPITLIKKSKLKKIIMSNKKVQPFQGIPVLQSIPWIGGFGWLGTYIIFSIIFSISLRKVMKVY; from the coding sequence ATGGTATTAAATGCAATTCTTGACCCTTTTCTATCTCCACTGTTAAAATTGCCTTCGTTAATTTCAATTATAATTATTTCAGGCATTCTTTCATTTTTAATGACATTAGCATATAAGAAGTTTACTGACCAGGATTTAATGAAGCGATTGAAAGAAGAAATTAAGGAATTTCAAAATGAAATGAAAACACTTCGGGACAAGCCTGAAAAAATGATGGAAGTGCAGAAAAAAGCAATGGAAACAAATATGAAGTATATGATGCAGTCATTAAAGCCAACATTGCTTACGTTTATTCCTTTGATATTAATCTTTGGCTGGTTACATGCACATATGGGGTATTATCCAATTGTTCAAGACCAAGAATTTAGCACTACCTTAGAATTTGAAGATCCTACCGTAGGAAATGTGAGTATCATCATACCGCAAAACATTGAAATGTTAACCGATAGAGTGCAACCAATTCTTGAAAACAAAGCGACCTTTATTATGAAAGGAAAAGCAGGGCAATATATTTTAAAATATAACGTAAGTAATGATATTGGTGAAGAACACAAAAATGAAATAATTATTGCTGAAAATCAAGAGCTTACTGAGTATAAGCCGCCAATTACTTTAATCAAAAAAAGTAAATTAAAAAAAATAATTATGAGCAATAAAAAAGTCCAGCCATTTCAAGGAATTCCAGTACTACAATCAATACCATGGATAGGAGGATTTGGATGGCTGGGAACATATATCATTTTTTCAATTATATTTAGCATAAGCTTGAGAAAAGTGATGAAGGTTTACTAA
- a CDS encoding thioredoxin domain-containing protein, which yields MKKIIIILFICFALAQLVMANECPYNEYNDDDPVLGDKNAPISIVWFGDYQEPFSAKFYKETLHYIKKDYIGTGKAKLVYRDYPLAFHPQAQKAAEAAECADEQGKFWEYHTALFNYNVLNTFNNLNKKLDTTTFRLIAKEKKLNINQFTNCLIKGKYQDEVTNDMNDAINLGIYSVPYFLINGEEVSGAQPYSKFKKEIDKALDSCYNLGYELNDFPDFLETNGKFDGIIVIGISASASYIIAANDILASLQKEMNVQENIMKLDSEIPNIYAQNMIVIGNSCVNAVTAALHNNPEDCKNGLEPGKGKIKLIPHQNGKYAIIVEGYSDDDTFAAAKVLTNLDNFDVKGDEFEVITTI from the coding sequence ATGAAGAAAATAATCATAATCTTATTCATATGCTTTGCCTTAGCACAATTAGTAATGGCTAACGAATGCCCTTATAATGAATATAATGATGATGATCCTGTTTTAGGAGACAAAAATGCTCCCATTTCAATTGTTTGGTTTGGTGACTATCAAGAGCCATTTAGCGCAAAATTCTATAAAGAAACATTGCATTACATAAAAAAAGATTACATTGGAACAGGGAAAGCAAAACTCGTGTACAGAGATTATCCGTTAGCTTTTCATCCTCAAGCACAAAAAGCAGCAGAAGCAGCTGAATGTGCAGATGAACAAGGTAAATTTTGGGAGTATCATACAGCATTATTTAATTACAATGTGCTCAATACTTTCAATAATTTAAATAAAAAATTAGATACTACTACTTTTCGTTTGATTGCAAAAGAAAAAAAGCTCAACATAAATCAATTCACTAACTGTTTAATAAAAGGCAAATATCAAGATGAAGTAACAAATGATATGAATGATGCTATTAACTTAGGAATTTATAGTGTTCCTTACTTTCTTATAAATGGAGAAGAAGTTAGTGGTGCTCAACCTTATTCTAAATTCAAAAAAGAAATAGATAAAGCATTAGACTCATGCTACAATTTAGGATATGAACTTAATGACTTTCCTGATTTTCTTGAAACTAACGGAAAGTTTGATGGTATTATAGTAATAGGTATAAGTGCTTCAGCAAGCTATATTATTGCTGCTAATGATATTTTGGCTTCTTTGCAAAAAGAAATGAATGTACAAGAGAATATTATGAAGTTAGATTCTGAAATACCGAATATTTATGCACAAAATATGATCGTAATTGGTAATTCTTGTGTAAATGCAGTTACAGCAGCATTACATAATAATCCTGAAGATTGCAAAAATGGGCTTGAACCTGGCAAAGGTAAAATCAAATTGATTCCGCATCAAAATGGTAAATATGCAATAATTGTAGAAGGTTATTCTGATGATGATACTTTTGCAGCAGCAAAGGTTTTAACAAATTTAGATAATTTCGATGTTAAAGGCGATGAATTTGAAGTGATTACAACAATTTAA
- a CDS encoding 50S ribosomal protein L34e — MPEPRKRSRTLRRVYIRTPGGRNIIHYRPRKPKLGTCPITGETLKGVPRANSCKMQNMPKSSKRPSRPFGGVLSSRAMRMALKQRVRIQ; from the coding sequence ATGCCAGAACCAAGAAAAAGATCAAGAACATTGCGAAGGGTATATATAAGAACACCAGGAGGAAGGAATATCATTCATTATAGACCAAGAAAGCCTAAATTAGGCACATGCCCTATTACTGGTGAAACATTAAAAGGTGTTCCAAGAGCTAATTCATGTAAAATGCAGAATATGCCAAAAAGCTCAAAACGGCCTTCACGTCCTTTTGGTGGAGTATTATCATCACGCGCTATGCGGATGGCATTAAAACAACGTGTGCGGATTCAATAA
- a CDS encoding 50S ribosomal protein L14e gives MFEIGRVCMKIAGRDAGKYGVIVDNVDERTVIIDGQTRRRKCNILHLEPTQDKVKISKDVSHEKVVEVLKTLNILCQEKAAQAKQPTTRAKRIRKKKEKVFKTKKE, from the coding sequence ATGTTTGAAATAGGCAGAGTTTGTATGAAAATTGCTGGCAGGGATGCTGGTAAATATGGTGTCATTGTAGACAATGTAGATGAAAGAACCGTTATTATTGATGGACAAACAAGGCGAAGAAAATGTAATATACTGCACCTTGAACCTACACAGGATAAAGTTAAGATTTCTAAAGATGTTTCACATGAAAAAGTAGTTGAAGTGTTGAAAACATTAAATATACTCTGTCAAGAAAAAGCTGCACAAGCTAAACAACCAACAACAAGGGCTAAGCGAATACGCAAGAAAAAAGAAAAAGTATTTAAAACAAAAAAGGAATGA
- a CDS encoding phenylalanine--tRNA ligase subunit beta has protein sequence MPTVTLNKTVFEKLVGKKLPLDRLKDRISMLGTDLESIEDNQINVEIFPNRPDMLSEQGFSRAFSSFIGEKTGLRKYEVKKSGYKVIVDKSVAMRPYTVCAVVKNLKLDDEKIRELMQVQEKLATTHGRNRKKSEYGFYHLEKINFPVTYIAKDPTEISFKPLGFDEVMPALRVEEIHPKGKAYKWLADDWKKKGFNKYPFFIDGKNMIIAMLPYTNSNEAGKIDTTTANVFVEATGSDLSNISVALNILVTTLADMGGEIYSVAVEYPDKTIITPDLAPSKMKLDLPYINKSLGLSLSEKQAKELLERMGYGYEKGNVLIPAYRADILHQVDLVEDIAIAYGYEKFEELIPQVATIAEEDRFEQFKSKIADLLVGLGFFETSTHHLVPKEIQTTSMDAIQDVLSVVDPVSIEFNTLRAWMLPSLMQVLHINKHNEYPQHLFEMGTVFNKGSVSKHNQTGVIEEQHLVVVLCGERNDFTRIRQVLDYLFKLLELSYTTASVDHHSFIPGRVAGIKVGSTSLGFLGELKPSVIHNFSLEYPVVALEINLTSIFNSILSNIGSHHK, from the coding sequence ATGCCAACCGTTACTTTAAATAAAACAGTTTTTGAAAAATTAGTGGGAAAGAAATTGCCTCTTGATAGACTCAAAGACAGGATTTCTATGTTAGGCACTGACCTTGAAAGCATTGAAGATAATCAGATTAATGTAGAGATTTTTCCCAACAGGCCAGATATGCTAAGCGAACAAGGGTTTAGTCGAGCCTTTAGCAGTTTTATCGGTGAAAAAACAGGATTGCGGAAATATGAGGTTAAGAAAAGCGGCTATAAAGTTATTGTTGATAAATCTGTTGCAATGCGTCCTTATACTGTTTGCGCTGTGGTGAAAAACCTTAAACTAGACGATGAAAAAATACGAGAACTTATGCAAGTTCAAGAGAAACTTGCTACTACTCATGGCAGGAATAGAAAGAAATCAGAATATGGTTTTTATCATTTAGAGAAAATTAATTTTCCGGTAACTTATATTGCAAAAGATCCTACAGAAATTAGTTTTAAACCATTAGGTTTTGATGAAGTTATGCCTGCTTTAAGAGTGGAAGAAATCCATCCTAAAGGCAAAGCTTACAAATGGCTTGCAGATGACTGGAAAAAGAAAGGTTTTAACAAATATCCTTTTTTTATAGACGGAAAAAACATGATAATAGCAATGCTTCCCTATACTAACTCTAATGAAGCAGGAAAAATAGATACTACTACGGCAAATGTTTTTGTTGAAGCAACAGGCAGTGATTTATCTAATATCTCTGTCGCATTAAATATTTTAGTAACTACATTAGCAGATATGGGTGGAGAAATTTATTCCGTAGCTGTAGAATATCCTGATAAAACTATTATTACTCCAGATTTAGCTCCTTCAAAAATGAAACTAGATCTTCCTTACATCAACAAATCATTAGGATTATCTTTATCAGAGAAACAAGCCAAGGAACTGTTGGAACGCATGGGTTATGGTTATGAAAAAGGCAATGTTTTAATTCCTGCGTATCGCGCAGATATTTTACATCAAGTTGACCTTGTGGAAGACATTGCCATTGCTTATGGCTATGAAAAATTTGAAGAACTTATTCCTCAAGTTGCAACTATTGCAGAAGAAGATCGCTTTGAACAGTTTAAGAGTAAAATTGCAGACCTTTTAGTTGGTTTAGGTTTTTTTGAAACAAGCACGCATCATTTAGTGCCAAAAGAAATTCAGACAACATCTATGGATGCTATCCAAGATGTTTTATCTGTTGTTGACCCTGTTAGCATTGAATTTAACACGCTTCGTGCATGGATGCTGCCGAGCCTCATGCAAGTTCTTCACATAAACAAGCATAATGAATATCCGCAGCATTTATTTGAGATGGGAACAGTTTTTAATAAAGGATCTGTTAGCAAACATAATCAAACAGGTGTTATTGAAGAACAGCATCTTGTTGTTGTGCTATGTGGTGAGAGAAATGACTTTACTCGGATACGGCAAGTTCTTGATTACTTATTTAAGTTATTAGAACTATCATATACAACAGCTAGTGTAGATCATCATTCTTTTATTCCAGGAAGGGTTGCTGGAATCAAAGTTGGTTCAACTTCACTTGGGTTTTTAGGTGAACTTAAACCTTCAGTGATACATAATTTTAGTCTTGAGTATCCTGTTGTTGCACTTGAAATTAATCTTACTTCAATTTTTAATTCTATTCTCAGCAATATAGGATCTCATCATAAATAA
- a CDS encoding phenylalanine--tRNA ligase subunit alpha, with the protein MDVNQLIESLHPLERKVLPRLNQVTEFSDLLQVTGLKDVEAMRALQWLQNKGIVTVKDTLYEEIKLDKFGELYFKIGLPEKRFLDVLEKALYASVLKQKAELNDQEFNICIGLLKKQDLIALQKEKEILVSLTDKGKKVRDVGLPLEHFINSLSKPRSLSTLTPEEKRMLSEIKTRQALIKIDIKRLKSFQLTSLGKQLATMKLADNVVDTLTSQMLKEGSWQGKKFRRYDVSINVPPLSGGRRHFVQESIKYIKRIWLDMGFKEMQGPMVHTAFWDLDALFVPQDHPARTMQDTFYLGDKKIMLGSLPEDYKQIQAVHEHGGKTGSTGWRSTWNPEEAKQLLLRTHTTVLSALKLHELTEKDLPAKFFNVGKVFRNEALDWKHQFEFYQVDGIVIDPEANFKHLKGYLRQFFMKMGYPDVRIRPAHFPYTEPSVEVDVLHPVKKEWVELGGAGIFRPEVVQPLLGKEVPVLAWGLGFGRIISEYYSITDIRDLDNSDLKKLREIKLWTRGVV; encoded by the coding sequence ATGGACGTTAATCAACTTATAGAGTCGCTGCATCCTCTTGAAAGAAAAGTTTTACCTCGCCTCAATCAGGTTACTGAATTTTCAGATCTTCTCCAGGTTACTGGTTTAAAAGATGTTGAAGCTATGCGGGCATTGCAATGGCTGCAAAATAAAGGAATAGTAACCGTTAAAGACACTCTGTATGAAGAAATAAAGCTTGATAAGTTTGGCGAATTGTATTTTAAAATAGGATTGCCTGAAAAGCGGTTTCTAGATGTTCTTGAAAAAGCTTTATACGCTTCAGTTCTTAAGCAAAAAGCAGAACTTAATGATCAAGAATTTAACATCTGCATAGGTTTACTGAAAAAACAAGATCTTATAGCTCTGCAAAAAGAAAAAGAAATTCTTGTCAGCTTAACTGATAAAGGTAAAAAAGTACGCGATGTTGGATTGCCTTTGGAGCATTTCATAAATTCATTGAGCAAACCGCGTTCATTATCAACATTAACTCCGGAAGAAAAGCGTATGTTGAGTGAAATTAAAACTCGTCAAGCACTAATCAAGATAGATATTAAACGATTAAAATCATTTCAACTCACTAGCTTAGGAAAACAATTAGCAACTATGAAATTAGCAGACAATGTTGTTGACACGCTCACCAGTCAAATGCTTAAAGAAGGATCATGGCAGGGAAAAAAGTTTAGGCGTTATGATGTTTCTATTAACGTACCTCCTTTATCAGGCGGAAGAAGGCATTTTGTTCAAGAGTCTATTAAATATATCAAAAGAATTTGGTTAGATATGGGATTTAAAGAAATGCAAGGACCAATGGTGCATACTGCATTTTGGGATTTAGATGCTTTATTTGTACCGCAAGATCATCCAGCAAGAACTATGCAAGATACTTTTTATTTAGGTGATAAGAAAATTATGCTGGGGAGTCTTCCCGAAGATTATAAACAGATACAGGCAGTCCATGAGCATGGCGGAAAAACAGGAAGTACAGGTTGGAGAAGCACGTGGAATCCTGAAGAAGCAAAACAGCTTTTGCTTCGTACTCACACGACAGTATTAAGCGCTTTAAAATTGCATGAATTAACTGAAAAAGATTTGCCAGCAAAATTTTTTAATGTAGGAAAAGTATTTAGAAATGAAGCTCTTGACTGGAAGCATCAGTTTGAATTTTATCAAGTGGATGGGATTGTTATTGATCCCGAAGCAAATTTCAAGCATCTTAAAGGTTATCTCAGACAATTTTTTATGAAAATGGGTTATCCTGATGTTCGCATAAGGCCTGCGCATTTTCCCTATACTGAACCAAGCGTAGAGGTCGATGTTTTGCATCCTGTAAAAAAAGAGTGGGTTGAATTAGGCGGAGCAGGTATCTTCAGGCCGGAAGTAGTTCAGCCGTTGCTCGGAAAAGAGGTTCCTGTTTTAGCATGGGGATTGGGGTTTGGCAGGATTATCTCAGAATATTATTCTATTACTGATATTCGTGATTTAGATAACAGTGATTTAAAAAAATTACGTGAAATTAAGCTCTGGACTCGAGGCGTTGTATAG
- a CDS encoding serine hydrolase family protein — protein MKKAVIVHCWGGKPHLGWYGWLSKQLEKQGFCVIQPAMPEPDYPQQQAWLETLLEVVGVTDEDTYFVGHSLGCIAIMRFLELLPAGKKVGGVLFVAGFSSDLGIEETKSFFTKPFAWEKIRKHCPHFIALHSDNDQYINLNQVKVLEQNLGAKLVIKHNMHHFQPGNYKELPVVMELFERLIKK, from the coding sequence ATGAAGAAAGCAGTTATAGTTCATTGTTGGGGTGGGAAGCCTCATTTAGGATGGTATGGATGGCTGAGTAAGCAACTTGAAAAGCAAGGTTTCTGTGTTATTCAGCCTGCAATGCCAGAACCGGATTATCCACAGCAACAAGCATGGTTGGAAACCTTGCTTGAGGTTGTTGGTGTTACAGATGAAGATACTTATTTTGTTGGACATAGTCTTGGTTGTATAGCTATTATGCGTTTTCTTGAATTACTGCCAGCTGGCAAAAAAGTTGGCGGTGTGTTGTTTGTTGCGGGTTTTAGCTCAGATTTAGGCATTGAAGAAACTAAGAGTTTTTTTACTAAACCGTTTGCTTGGGAAAAGATACGGAAACATTGCCCTCATTTTATTGCTTTGCATTCTGATAATGATCAATACATTAATCTTAATCAAGTCAAGGTTTTAGAGCAGAACTTAGGCGCAAAGCTTGTAATTAAGCATAATATGCATCATTTTCAGCCAGGGAATTATAAAGAATTGCCGGTTGTGATGGAGCTGTTTGAGAGATTGATTAAGAAATGA
- a CDS encoding BlaI/MecI/CopY family transcriptional regulator, which yields MEEEILQNLGFTYAESKVYLLLLALGSVKVGKIIEKSGLQSSTIHNTLNSLADKGYITYVLKGKIRIYQAVNPKNILKELKDKEAKFKSILPFLEQKHKFGEEKPQAEIFEGIKGIINLLNELIEDAKRKDYYYFFAMDESNLNKEIQKFFEMYDVKRKDKGLIIKGIARNELKYLFKRRKALKMKYVSHQIPSNISMCNNKIAIISWGEKPTGILIKSKQICKSQSEFFESLWKTV from the coding sequence ATGGAAGAAGAAATATTGCAAAACCTAGGATTTACGTATGCTGAATCAAAAGTGTATCTTCTGCTGTTGGCATTAGGTTCTGTCAAAGTAGGTAAAATTATTGAAAAATCTGGATTACAAAGTTCAACGATACATAATACTTTGAATTCACTTGCAGATAAAGGATATATTACGTATGTGCTAAAAGGAAAGATCAGAATTTATCAAGCAGTAAATCCTAAAAATATTCTAAAAGAGTTAAAGGACAAGGAAGCAAAATTTAAGAGTATTTTACCATTCTTAGAGCAAAAACATAAGTTTGGAGAAGAAAAACCACAAGCAGAGATTTTTGAAGGTATAAAAGGGATAATAAATCTTCTTAATGAACTCATTGAAGACGCAAAAAGAAAGGATTATTATTATTTTTTTGCCATGGATGAATCGAATTTAAATAAGGAGATTCAGAAATTTTTTGAAATGTATGATGTTAAAAGAAAAGATAAAGGTTTGATAATTAAAGGAATTGCAAGAAATGAACTTAAATATCTATTTAAGAGAAGAAAGGCATTGAAGATGAAGTATGTAAGTCATCAAATTCCTTCAAATATAAGCATGTGCAACAACAAAATAGCTATAATATCTTGGGGAGAGAAACCAACAGGAATACTGATCAAATCAAAACAGATATGTAAAAGTCAGAGTGAATTCTTTGAAAGCTTATGGAAAACAGTGTAG